Proteins from one Cryptomeria japonica chromosome 4, Sugi_1.0, whole genome shotgun sequence genomic window:
- the LOC131875056 gene encoding putative leucine-rich repeat receptor-like serine/threonine-protein kinase At2g24130 — MLSLLALFLLAFTPVTAHTSHKASYSDQDALLAFKKAVLVDPYKSLINWTPNVTFCNWTGVACSSRRERVISLNLTGMALLGSISPYLGNLSFISTLSLKNNSFEGQIPPQLGRLFRLRILRLSRNDLEGSIPAELGDCRSLQSLTLSYNNLSGSIPPQLGLLSKLETIALGVNQLTGTIPAYMGNMSSLTQLDLGTNRLHGNIPDELGMLSQLTLLLLGINLLTGPAPSSLVNCTRLQTLDLVDNQLIGHIPWQFGKLVQLQSLLLWGNQLTGEIPSSLSNCTQLQELVLDINKLSGMVPLEFGSLLQLTEFAVRQNYLVSGSNHLSILTAISNCSKLEILDLGRNNFAGVITPSIGLLSGDLSLFFLDSNQIEGSIPGEIGNLTKLTRIDFSGNRFSGNIPTTLSKLLNLERLSLATNNLQGRVPNSLGAAKGLGLLSLSENGLSGQIPDSLGNLSQLRYIYLDHNNLSGEIPASLGRCRSLMLLDLAYNSLAGSIPPEVAGLKDLQFYFNVSSNMLQGSLLEMSNLVMVQAIDVSMNKFSDGIPSALASCIALEYINLSWNAFSGPIPASLAKLVNLQVMDLSSNNLTGTIPENFKDMKMLRHVNLSSNRLTGEVPRGGVFAEMDVSGLVNNLGLCGTWINLPACSHSKHNHPSLSKKVIIPVVVGISIFILSFLVLAFSYISRQRKISLLDVWPPRILYDELVGATGGFSEANLIGIGGFGSIYKGVLKNGKNVAVKVFNFQDENAHQSFSKECKILKRVRHRNIIRIISTFSNLEIKALVLPFMSNGSLEKWLYPSGRDECILNLSDRLRIAIEIAHGMAYLHHHCFVQVIHCDLKPNNILLGDDMTSYVADFGISKLLFGDSMDSLTFTNALKGSIGYIAPEYGMGGRVSTKGDVYSYGILLLELLTRRKPMDDMFVEGTNLRGWVGMNFPNKITEVVDKAVLTNVNESEMTMALSCLTHLMEVGLVCTRELPQQRPNMAEIVDRLEKIRDTFNGIHEGFQLPIDISHLIEDTGHARIMNPDNHENWSTSTY, encoded by the exons ATGCTTTCTCTGTTAGCGTTATTCCTTTTAGCTTTCACACCTGTAACAGCTCATACATCACACAAGGCTTCTTATTCTGATCAAGATGCACTTTTGGCTTTCAAGAAGGCGGTGCTAGTTGACCCATATAAATCCTTGATCAATTGGACTCCAAATGTTACCTTCTGCAACTGGACTGGTGTCGCCTGTTCTTCTCGCCGGGAGCGTGTGATTTCCTTGAATCTCACAGGTATGGCTTTACTCGGTTCCATTTCTCCTTACCTGGGAAATCTCTCTTTCATTTCAACGCTTTCTCTTAAAAATAACAGTTTTGAAGGCCAAATTCCACCTCAGTTGGGAAGGCTTTTTCGCTTGAGAATACTTCGATTGTCTAGAAATGATTTGGAGGGCTCCATTCCAGCCGAGTTAGGAGACTGCCGCTCTTTGCAATCCCTTACTCTGTCTTATAACAATCTGAGTGGCAGCATTCCACCACAGCTTGGACTTCTGTCAAAGTTAGAGACCATAGCATTAGGAGTAAACCAACTGACAGGTACAATTCCAGCTTACATGGGAAACATGTCCTCCTTAACTCAATTGGATTTGGGCACAAACAGACTCCATGGTAATATTCCTGACGAATTGGGTATGCTTAGTCAGCTCACACTGCTCTTGCTTGGGATCAACCTCCTGACAGGACCTGCTCCCAGTTCCCTTGTCAACTGCACTCGTCTCCAAACTTTGGATTTAGTTGACAACCAATTAATTGGTCACATTCCATGGCAGTTTGGGAAACTAGTACAATTGCAAAGCTTGCTCTTATGGGGAAACCAACTCACGGGAGAAATCCCAAGCTCGCTGTCCAATTGCACTCAACTTCAAGAGCTTGTATTAGACATTAACAAATTAAGTGGTATGGTGCCCTTAGAGTTCGGTTCATTGCTCCAGCTTACTGAGTTTGCTGTACGTCAAAATTATCTTGTGAGTGGAAGCAACCATCTGTCTATCCTAACAGCCATATCTAATTGCTCCAAATTAGAAATATTGGATTTGGGAAGGAATAATTTCGCTGGCGTCATAACCCCTTCAATAGGTCTCCTGTCAGGTGATCTCTCGCTATTTTTTCTGGATTCAAATCAAATTGAAGGAAGCATACCGGGCGAGATTGGCAATCTAACAAAATTGACAAGGATAGATTTTAGCGGCAACCGGTTCAGTGGGAATATACCAACCACCCTCAGTAAACTTCTAAATCTTGAAAGATTAAGTCTGGCCACAAACAACTTACAGGGAAGAGTTCCAAACAGTTTGGGTGCTGCAAAAGGTCTTGGGTTGTTATCACTAAGTGAGAATGGGCTGTCAGGACAAATTCCAGATTCTCTTGGCAACCTGTCACAACTTCGCTACATCTATCTTGACCACAACAACTTGTCTGGAGAAATACCTGCTAGTTTAGGGAGATGCCGATCTCTGATGCTGCTGGATTTGGCTTACAACAGTCTAGCGGGCAGTATACCTCCAGAAGTTGCTGGTCTTAAAGATCTTCAATTCTATTTCAACGTGTCCAGCAATATGCTACAGGGTTCTCTCTTAGAAATGAGTAACTTGGTAATGGTCCAAGCTATAGATGTATCTATGAACAAGTTTTCTGATGGCATTCCTAGCGCACTGGCAAGCTGCATAGCACTAGAGTATATAAATTTATCTTGGAATGCATTTTCAGGGCCGATTCCTGCATCTCTTGCAAAACTGGTAAATCTTCAAGTCATGGACCTTTCCTCCAATAATTTGACAGGTACAATACCAGAGAATTTTAAAGATATGAAAATGCTCCGCCATGTCAATCTTTCTTCAAACAGGTTAACTGGAGAGGTCCCACGAGGAGGAGTTTTTGCGGAAATGGATGTCTCAGGACTTGTCAATAACCTTGGCCTGTGTGGCACATGGATAAACTTACCGGCATGTTCTCATTCCAAACACAATCATCCATCACTCTCCAAGAAGGTGATAATTCCTGTTGTGGTCGGTATTTCAATTTTCATTCTGTCTTTTCTGGTGCTAGCATTTTCCTATATATCAAGGCAGAGAAAGATATCTCTTCTCGATGTGTGGCCCCCACGAATTTTATATGATGAACTTGTAGGTGCAACTGGTGGGTTTAGTGAGGCAAATCTTATAGGCATCGGTGGCTTTGGATCCATTTATAAAGGGGTTTTAAAAAATGGTAAAAATGTTGCAGTTAAGGTTTTCAACTTTCAAGATGAAAATGCTCACCAAAGTTTTAGCAAGGAGTGTAAGATTTTAAAAAGAGTCAGGCATCGTAATATAATCAGGATCATATCGACTTTTTCTAATCTTGAGATTAAGGCTTTGGTTCTTCCATTCATGTCAAATGGAAGTTTGGAAAAATGGCTATATCCTTCTGGAAGAGATGAATGCATCTTAAATTTGAGTGATCGGTTAAGGATAGCAATAGAGATAGCACATGGAATGGCATATTTGCATCATCATTGTTTTGTACAAGTGATTCATTGTGACCTGAAACCTAATAATATACTATTAGGTGATGATATGACTTCATATGTAGCAGATTTTGGTATTTCCAAATTATTATTTGGGGATTCTATGGATTCATTAACTTTTACAAATGCACTGAAAGGATCTATTGGCTACATTGCACCAG AATATGGAATGGGTGGAAGAGTTTCAACAAAAGGAGATGTATATAGTTATGGAATTCTACTTTTAGAGTTGTTGACAAGGAGGAAACCTATGGATGACATGTTTGTAGAAGGAACCAATCTTCGCGGATGGGTAGGAAtgaattttccaaataaaattacAGAAGTGGTTGATAAGGCCGTCCTTACAAATGTCAATGAATCGGAGATGACAATGGCTTTGTCATGCCTCACCCATTTAATGGAAGTGGGATTGGTTTGCACAAGGGAATTGCCTCAACAACGACCAAACATGGCAGAAATAGTTGATAGATTGGAGAAAATTAGAGATACATTTAATGGTATTCATGAAGGTTTTCAATTACCAATAGATATCTCACATTTGATTGAGGATACAGGTCATGCCAGAATTATGAATCCAGACAACCATGAAAACTGGTCTACATCTACATACTAG